The Lentisphaera araneosa HTCC2155 genome includes the window GGTCTTTGTAGCCCTTGGAATTGCGCACATGTAAACGCATGCGATCCTTGCAAATGTCGCCCGTTTGAATTCTCACACCCTCGCTGATGCGTAGACCCATGGAATAAATTGCTGTGAGACAAGTTCGATAGCGAGCTTTTTCCAAATGAGACAAAATCAGTAAAGTTTCATCTTGGCTGAGGATATCGGGTAAGGATTTTACTCGGGGGATACGAACAATTTCGAGCCATTTCCACTCGCGCTTGAGCACGTATTGATAAAAAAAACTTAGGGCACAGCGATCCATCTTCACCGTGCTCCAGGAATAAGTATCCACCAATTCAGAAAAGTAGAGCTTGAGCTCCTCTTCTTTAAGTTGATCAAGAGGCGAAGCAATCAAATCATTGACGCGACGCAAAGCTCGCAAGTAGTTGTCCACTGTACTCTTTGCCTTAGCTTGGAGCTTAAGCTCCAATTGCATCGCTCTATAATATTTTTGGAATGAATCATTCATCATTTTTCTCCGTTTAATTAAGCCAGAACACAAAACTGTGTCCTTGATAAGCTACAGAGAAAAACTACCGTAAAAGAAGACCAAACTACAAATTAAAAGGCACCGAGGAAAGTTTTGACAAGAGGAGAAAATGACTTACACAAGCACAGCCTGCCGCAGGGCGGCTTCGTTCAACCAACGGATCGAACTGATGACTTTGCTACGCAAAGTTCATCAATTCGATCATCAATCTTACACAGCTCATCCTGAGCGTTAGCTAAAAAATAATGAAAAGAAAATTTTTACTCTTTGCAATCATTCTTAATCTTCTGGTAATCATTTATCGAATAGTCGATTTGAAAATTGCAGAACATAAAGGAGAAACAAAATGGGGGTTAGTTGTCAGTAAAAATTGGAGTAGATATTTTTACCAAGTAACATATTTACCACTCAAACATAAAGACGAAATTGTTGAATGGAAATTTAAAAAGCTTCCTTATCACTACGAATATTTATCTCCAAAAGAATATGATGAAATAAAAATTGAAAATAAATATAAAATCACAAAAATAGACTCAAGTCCCACAGAGTATATAATAGGTAAATTAAACATTTATAGATTAATCCACAGAAACTTAATTTACTTACATTCTCTAGTAATCTTAACGCTCATTTATGCTTTCTTATTAAAAACATATAAAGAACCTGAAAACATAGAAATTGAAAAGAAAAATAGCTAACCAAGGATCGGAGTTGAGATTCTCGTACCTCGAATCCAACTCAATCCAGACGTTAGGATATAAATAATGAACTTAAAAACACGTATAAAA containing:
- a CDS encoding tyrosine-type recombinase/integrase gives rise to the protein MMNDSFQKYYRAMQLELKLQAKAKSTVDNYLRALRRVNDLIASPLDQLKEEELKLYFSELVDTYSWSTVKMDRCALSFFYQYVLKREWKWLEIVRIPRVKSLPDILSQDETLLILSHLEKARYRTCLTAIYSMGLRISEGVRIQTGDICKDRMRLHVRNSKGYKDRLVPLPQVTYQMLRDYWVIHRNPLLLFPRYAGKSRSNSKTTLHMDKGGVQSAFKAALADSGLAKQVSVHSLRHSYATHLVEAGVNLRVIQEILGHSSPATTAIYSHLSKPVIQDSDGMINKLMQRLGALR